From the genome of Nocardia sp. NBC_01503, one region includes:
- a CDS encoding bestrophin-like domain, producing MALQLGVLALFAVVAVTVFLVGDRVRPKSWRHSDDEASSTMVLDLVNMFFAAIVAFIVVILWQQYDNSHSHTVTEAKALLAVYEAANDLPDSERAQVQGLVHDYTARVVGEEWQVMSRDAKLSQNTQDTFDDLRAAVSALPTADPSVKDIQDKIDTGLDAVADARYDRGMDAEYRLPTFLYVALWFGTGMLLLGTVFSGVVVTKRSVIMTGLFGVVVGAVILAVYQLDRPFAGGNTVSRDAYELALSRFQHIVSGATPTGLPR from the coding sequence ATGGCATTGCAATTGGGTGTGCTCGCGCTGTTCGCGGTCGTGGCCGTGACGGTCTTCCTGGTGGGGGATCGGGTGCGGCCGAAGTCGTGGCGGCACAGTGACGATGAGGCATCCAGCACCATGGTGCTGGATCTGGTGAATATGTTCTTCGCGGCGATCGTCGCGTTCATTGTCGTCATCCTGTGGCAGCAGTACGACAATTCGCATTCGCACACCGTCACCGAGGCCAAGGCGCTCCTCGCGGTATACGAGGCGGCGAATGATCTGCCCGATTCCGAACGCGCACAGGTGCAGGGGCTGGTGCACGACTACACCGCGCGGGTGGTCGGCGAGGAGTGGCAGGTGATGAGCCGTGACGCCAAGCTCAGCCAGAACACCCAGGACACCTTCGACGATCTGCGCGCGGCCGTCTCGGCGCTGCCGACCGCCGATCCGAGTGTGAAGGATATTCAGGACAAGATCGATACCGGGCTCGACGCGGTCGCGGACGCTCGCTACGACCGCGGGATGGATGCCGAATACCGTTTGCCCACTTTCCTTTACGTGGCGCTGTGGTTCGGCACCGGCATGCTGCTGCTGGGCACGGTCTTCTCCGGTGTGGTCGTCACCAAGCGCAGCGTGATCATGACCGGACTCTTCGGTGTCGTGGTCGGTGCGGTGATTCTGGCCGTGTACCAGCTGGATCGGCCGTTCGCGGGCGGGAACACGGTCTCCAGGGATGCCTATGAGCTGGCGCTGTCGCGGTTCCAGCACATTGTCTCCGGTGCCACGCCGACCGGATTGCCGCGCTGA
- a CDS encoding adenosylcobinamide-GDP ribazoletransferase, whose translation MNGLRLAVSWLTVLPVRGPDEVDRAAAGRAIGWAPVVGALLGVGAAGVMWALGAAGAPWLLAGFVAVAGLALITRGMHIDGLADTMDGLGSYGPPERAREIMKSGGAGPFGVAALIFVIAIQAVSFAALAQDGRSMAIVSAVAVGRVAVVLACRRGIEAAPGAGFGALVAGTQGPLIGLFWAGIALLASVFAGGHWWLGPIGVLAALVLSLVLVRHCVRRFGGLNGDVLGAALELAVTLAAGVFTLT comes from the coding sequence GTGAACGGGCTGCGGCTGGCGGTTTCGTGGTTGACGGTGCTGCCCGTGCGTGGACCGGACGAGGTGGATCGCGCGGCCGCCGGACGAGCTATCGGGTGGGCTCCCGTGGTGGGAGCGTTGCTCGGGGTCGGCGCGGCCGGGGTCATGTGGGCGCTCGGCGCGGCCGGAGCCCCTTGGTTGCTCGCCGGGTTCGTGGCGGTGGCGGGGCTGGCGTTGATTACGCGCGGGATGCATATCGACGGGCTCGCCGACACCATGGATGGGCTCGGCAGCTATGGGCCGCCGGAGCGTGCGCGCGAGATCATGAAGAGTGGCGGGGCCGGTCCATTCGGAGTCGCGGCGCTGATCTTCGTGATTGCGATTCAAGCGGTTTCGTTCGCGGCGCTCGCGCAGGACGGGCGATCGATGGCGATTGTGTCGGCGGTCGCGGTGGGGCGGGTCGCGGTGGTCCTGGCCTGCCGTCGGGGCATCGAGGCTGCGCCAGGAGCCGGATTCGGAGCCTTGGTCGCGGGCACACAGGGCCCGCTGATCGGATTGTTCTGGGCTGGAATCGCCCTGTTGGCATCGGTTTTCGCCGGTGGCCACTGGTGGCTCGGCCCGATCGGTGTGCTCGCCGCGCTCGTTTTGTCGCTGGTCCTGGTGCGCCACTGCGTGCGTAGATTCGGCGGTCTCAATGGCGATGTCCTAGGCGCCGCACTGGAACTCGCCGTCACTCTCGCGGCCGGAGTCTTCACCCTGACCTGA
- the cobT gene encoding nicotinate-nucleotide--dimethylbenzimidazole phosphoribosyltransferase: MSHSAQSTDRPLRTLVLGGARSGKSAFAEQLVASEAVRYIATAIPDPEDADFAERIAAHRVRRPANWTVVEGDPVAALAQAVPATLVDDLGTWLTARIDARQAWESPRGTIAPEVDSLVAAVAEYPERLIIVSPEVGLGVIPATHSGRLFRDELGALNQRLAQLCDEVYLVVAGQAMRVKPDRAFVSGAALTDAAATADAQSAAVVPGAPAASVADAPAAQADSAASPGSAAVDSTAVTAAGGSAVDHSAAHADQAVAAGDAHTVVVGSTAGLDAAQGAVDVAGAASVAGAMSLSKPVRISFGPVPGPDAGVRSAAEGRQLELTKPAGALGRLETLGNWVAACQGLCPPKQFERARIVVFAGDHGVAAHGVSAYPSEVTAQMVATFLAGGAAVNVLARLADATVRVEDIAVQGDTSPEISRHKVRRSSGSIDREDALSEAEVQAALAAGAAIADEEIDSGADLLIAGDMGIGNTTPATVLIATITDTEPVVAVGRGTGVDDAGWIRKTAAIRDAMWRARPEVKDPIALLRIAGGADLAAMAGFLARAAARRTPVILDGVVVTAAALVANQLALGAREWWVAGHRSSEPSHTIALEKLQLEPLVEMNMRLGEGSGAVTALPVLRAAVATLAEMATFAQAGVSTADDLADSEAADRA; encoded by the coding sequence GTGTCGCACAGTGCTCAGTCAACCGATCGACCGCTACGGACGCTGGTGCTCGGTGGAGCCCGGTCCGGGAAGTCGGCTTTCGCGGAACAGTTGGTTGCCTCGGAGGCGGTGCGATATATCGCGACCGCGATCCCGGACCCCGAGGATGCGGATTTCGCCGAACGCATTGCGGCACACCGGGTCCGGCGACCCGCGAATTGGACCGTGGTGGAGGGTGATCCGGTCGCGGCGCTGGCCCAGGCCGTTCCGGCCACCCTTGTCGACGATCTCGGTACCTGGCTGACCGCTCGTATCGATGCGCGCCAGGCCTGGGAATCGCCGCGCGGGACCATCGCGCCCGAGGTGGACTCGCTGGTCGCCGCCGTGGCCGAGTACCCCGAACGCCTCATTATCGTGAGCCCGGAGGTCGGGCTCGGCGTCATTCCCGCCACCCACTCCGGGCGGCTGTTCCGCGATGAGCTCGGTGCGCTGAATCAGCGCCTGGCGCAGCTCTGCGATGAGGTGTACCTCGTGGTCGCGGGTCAGGCGATGCGCGTCAAACCCGATCGTGCTTTCGTCTCGGGCGCAGCTCTCACCGACGCCGCCGCGACCGCGGATGCTCAGTCGGCCGCGGTCGTGCCGGGTGCGCCCGCCGCCAGCGTGGCGGATGCTCCTGCCGCACAAGCGGACTCGGCCGCCTCCCCGGGCAGCGCCGCAGTGGATTCGACGGCTGTGACCGCCGCCGGTGGGAGCGCGGTGGATCATTCTGCTGCGCATGCGGATCAGGCTGTGGCTGCCGGGGACGCTCACACGGTGGTCGTGGGGTCGACGGCCGGGCTCGATGCCGCTCAGGGTGCGGTCGATGTCGCTGGTGCGGCGAGTGTTGCCGGGGCCATGAGTCTTTCGAAGCCGGTACGGATCTCGTTCGGACCCGTGCCGGGGCCGGACGCCGGGGTGCGGTCGGCCGCTGAAGGGCGGCAGCTGGAGCTGACCAAGCCAGCCGGGGCGTTGGGGCGGCTGGAGACTCTGGGCAATTGGGTGGCGGCCTGCCAGGGCCTCTGCCCGCCCAAGCAGTTCGAGCGGGCGCGGATTGTGGTGTTCGCGGGCGATCATGGCGTTGCGGCGCATGGTGTTTCGGCCTATCCGAGTGAGGTGACCGCGCAGATGGTCGCCACCTTCCTGGCCGGTGGGGCCGCGGTGAATGTGCTGGCGCGGTTGGCCGATGCCACGGTGCGGGTGGAAGACATCGCGGTGCAGGGGGATACGTCTCCGGAGATTTCACGGCACAAGGTGCGGCGGTCGAGTGGATCCATCGATCGCGAGGACGCGCTGAGCGAGGCCGAGGTCCAGGCCGCGCTCGCGGCCGGTGCCGCCATCGCCGACGAGGAGATCGATTCCGGCGCGGACCTTCTCATCGCCGGTGATATGGGCATCGGGAACACGACGCCCGCGACCGTCCTGATCGCGACGATCACCGATACCGAACCGGTGGTGGCGGTCGGTCGTGGCACCGGTGTCGACGATGCCGGGTGGATTCGCAAGACCGCCGCGATCCGCGACGCCATGTGGCGCGCGCGGCCGGAGGTCAAGGACCCGATTGCCCTGCTGCGCATAGCCGGTGGCGCGGATCTGGCCGCCATGGCCGGATTCCTCGCGCGCGCCGCCGCCCGCCGCACCCCGGTGATTCTCGATGGCGTGGTGGTCACCGCCGCCGCGCTCGTCGCGAACCAGCTGGCGTTGGGTGCGCGCGAATGGTGGGTGGCGGGCCATCGCTCGAGCGAGCCGTCGCACACCATCGCCCTGGAGAAGTTGCAGCTCGAGCCGCTCGTCGAGATGAATATGCGCCTCGGCGAAGGCTCCGGCGCGGTAACCGCGCTGCCCGTCCTGCGCGCCGCCGTCGCGACCCTCGCCGAAATGGCGACCTTCGCCCAGGCCGGAGTCAGCACCGCCGACGATCTGGCCGACAGCGAAGCCGCCGACCGCGCATGA
- a CDS encoding GlxA family transcriptional regulator produces the protein MLSKVAVVLNERLAMFEFGVVCEVFGLDRTADGLPPFDFRVCGADPGKLLASSSPGISVTAQYGLEELRDADLVAIPAFPYSTEGAMDPRVVDAVRDASQHGATVLTVCSGAFLAGEAGLLDGRKCTTHWRYVDQLAERFPLATVDPDVLFVDEGNLITSAGTAAGIDACLHLVRRELGSSVANAIARRMVVPPQRDGGQRQFIERPVVDCSSDSLSETLHWLEKNLELPHTVESLSARSNMSTRTFARKFAAETGTTPVKWLTGQRILHAKQLLEDTDMDLETVAHHCGFGSGALLRHHFQRLVGIAPAEYRRRFGGVRSA, from the coding sequence ATGCTCTCGAAGGTCGCGGTCGTACTGAACGAACGCCTCGCCATGTTCGAATTCGGCGTGGTCTGTGAGGTTTTCGGGCTGGATCGGACCGCGGACGGACTGCCGCCCTTCGACTTCCGCGTCTGCGGAGCCGATCCGGGTAAGCTGCTCGCGTCCAGTTCGCCGGGGATATCGGTGACCGCGCAATACGGACTGGAAGAGCTGCGGGACGCGGATCTGGTGGCGATTCCGGCCTTTCCCTACTCGACCGAAGGGGCGATGGACCCGCGGGTCGTGGATGCGGTGCGGGACGCGTCGCAGCACGGTGCCACCGTCTTGACGGTGTGCTCCGGGGCGTTCCTCGCGGGTGAGGCCGGACTGCTCGACGGGCGCAAATGCACCACGCACTGGCGGTACGTCGATCAACTGGCCGAACGGTTTCCGCTCGCCACCGTCGATCCCGATGTGCTGTTCGTGGACGAGGGCAATCTGATCACCAGCGCCGGGACGGCCGCCGGGATCGATGCCTGCCTGCATCTGGTGCGGCGCGAACTCGGCAGTTCGGTCGCCAATGCCATCGCCCGGCGCATGGTGGTGCCGCCGCAGCGGGACGGCGGACAGCGGCAATTCATCGAGCGGCCCGTGGTGGATTGCAGCTCGGACAGCCTCAGCGAGACGCTGCACTGGCTGGAGAAGAACCTGGAACTACCGCATACGGTCGAATCGCTCTCCGCGCGCTCGAATATGTCCACCCGCACCTTCGCCCGCAAATTCGCCGCCGAGACCGGCACCACCCCGGTGAAATGGTTGACCGGGCAGCGCATTCTGCATGCCAAGCAGTTGCTCGAGGACACCGATATGGATTTGGAAACCGTCGCCCACCACTGCGGATTCGGCTCCGGCGCACTGCTGCGCCACCACTTCCAGCGCCTGGTCGGTATCGCCCCCGCGGAATATCGACGCCGATTCGGTGGGGTGCGCAGCGCATAG
- a CDS encoding DUF3043 domain-containing protein gives MKFLRRGDSDTTSDTSAVDAGGAATVQDRPSTAGKGRPTPKRREAEARRRGPVAPAPLTSKEARARRKELRGSRAERKVDAAERKAATQDRRARMLAGEEQYLLPRDKGPVKGYVRDIVDARRNLLGLFMPLALVLILSMILSPALQAIVTLAMLVMMVFMIIEGIILGRIVNKRVRERFPDATDSSFSLGWYSFVRASQIRRMRAPKPRVSAGDSI, from the coding sequence GTGAAGTTCCTGCGCCGTGGCGATTCCGACACCACCTCCGACACCTCCGCCGTCGATGCCGGTGGCGCCGCGACGGTCCAGGACCGGCCGTCGACCGCCGGTAAGGGGCGGCCCACTCCCAAGCGCCGTGAGGCCGAGGCCCGCCGTCGCGGGCCGGTCGCACCCGCGCCGCTGACCTCGAAGGAAGCGCGTGCGCGTCGCAAGGAGCTGCGTGGTTCGCGGGCCGAGCGCAAGGTCGACGCGGCCGAGCGCAAGGCCGCGACGCAGGATCGCCGCGCGCGCATGCTCGCCGGTGAGGAGCAGTACCTGCTGCCGCGCGACAAGGGGCCGGTGAAGGGTTATGTGCGTGACATCGTCGACGCGCGCCGCAATCTGCTCGGTTTGTTCATGCCCCTTGCGCTCGTGCTGATTCTGAGCATGATTCTCTCGCCCGCACTCCAGGCGATCGTGACGCTGGCAATGCTGGTGATGATGGTCTTCATGATCATCGAGGGCATCATTCTCGGTCGCATCGTGAACAAGCGGGTGCGTGAGCGCTTCCCGGATGCCACCGATTCGAGCTTCTCGCTGGGCTGGTACTCGTTCGTGCGCGCCTCGCAGATTCGCCGCATGCGTGCGCCGAAGCCGCGGGTCAGCGCGGGGGACAGCATCTAG
- a CDS encoding HesB/IscA family protein, whose product MTVQNETTTHGATLTDAAAAKAKALLDQEGRDDLALRIAVQPGGCAGLRYQLFFDDRSLDGDLVVEFGGVKLAVDRMSAPYIQGASIDFVDTIEKQGFTIDNPNATGSCACGDSFN is encoded by the coding sequence ATGACTGTGCAGAACGAGACCACCACTCACGGTGCGACTCTGACGGACGCCGCTGCCGCCAAGGCGAAGGCGCTGCTCGACCAGGAGGGCCGCGACGACCTCGCGCTGCGGATCGCCGTGCAGCCCGGTGGCTGTGCCGGTCTGCGCTACCAGCTCTTCTTCGATGATCGTTCGCTCGACGGCGATCTGGTTGTCGAGTTCGGTGGCGTCAAGCTCGCCGTCGACCGCATGAGCGCCCCGTACATCCAGGGCGCCTCGATCGACTTCGTCGACACCATCGAGAAGCAGGGCTTCACCATCGACAACCCGAACGCCACCGGCTCCTGCGCCTGCGGCGACAGCTTCAACTGA
- a CDS encoding carbohydrate kinase family protein produces MTIAVSASIATDHLMRFPGKFSDVLLADQLQHVSLSFLVDDLVIRRGGVAGNIAYAMGLLGQTPLLVGAVGPDFGDYRQWLESNGVDCSAVHTSTEAHTARFVCTTDESMAQIASFYPGAMSEAREISIGELAADRDLELVLVGANDPDAMVLHTEQCRAAGIPFAADPSQQLARLDGEQALSLIDGAAYLFTNEYEWGLLVQKTGLTEAEIGERVGIRVTTLGSKGAKIVDKDGTELHVDVVPDNAKVDPTGVGDGFRAGFLTGHTAGLSLERSAQLGSLIAVLILETIGTQEWTLDKDVALKRLREAYGPEAASEIEHILR; encoded by the coding sequence GTGACCATCGCCGTGTCCGCCTCCATTGCGACCGACCATCTCATGCGCTTCCCGGGGAAATTCTCCGATGTACTGCTCGCCGACCAGTTGCAGCATGTATCCCTGAGCTTCCTCGTCGACGACCTGGTTATCCGCCGCGGCGGCGTGGCGGGCAATATCGCCTACGCCATGGGCCTGCTCGGCCAGACCCCGCTGCTGGTCGGCGCGGTCGGCCCCGACTTCGGTGACTACCGGCAATGGCTGGAGTCCAACGGCGTCGACTGCTCCGCCGTGCACACCTCCACCGAGGCGCACACCGCGCGTTTCGTCTGCACCACCGATGAGTCCATGGCGCAGATCGCCTCGTTCTATCCGGGCGCGATGAGCGAGGCCCGCGAAATCTCCATCGGCGAGCTGGCCGCGGACCGCGACCTCGAACTGGTGCTCGTCGGCGCGAACGATCCCGACGCCATGGTGCTGCACACCGAACAGTGCCGCGCCGCGGGCATCCCCTTCGCCGCCGACCCGTCCCAGCAGCTGGCCCGCCTGGACGGTGAACAGGCGCTCTCGCTCATCGACGGTGCCGCCTACCTGTTCACCAATGAGTACGAGTGGGGCCTGCTGGTGCAGAAGACCGGCCTCACCGAAGCCGAAATCGGTGAGCGCGTTGGCATTCGGGTGACGACCCTCGGCTCCAAGGGCGCCAAGATCGTCGACAAGGACGGCACCGAACTCCACGTCGACGTGGTTCCCGACAATGCCAAGGTCGACCCCACCGGCGTCGGCGACGGCTTCCGCGCGGGCTTCCTCACCGGCCACACCGCGGGCCTGTCCCTCGAGCGCTCGGCCCAGTTGGGTTCGCTCATCGCCGTTCTCATCCTGGAGACCATCGGCACCCAGGAATGGACCCTGGACAAGGACGTCGCCCTCAAGCGCCTGCGCGAGGCGTACGGTCCCGAAGCGGCTTCCGAGATCGAACATATTCTTCGCTGA
- a CDS encoding homoserine O-acetyltransferase/O-succinyltransferase family protein, protein MMVVRVGVVDLLSLRPDSMTKRVFVEAVRGATERLGWVMPESPFDGDAPTARGTETTLGQSNSPGVALAELGGLDDVGARVELTCFGIDPLGSPDAVDWPALAAMDALIISGSEPTATDIADEPCLAIIERLLRECSGTASLLFSCQSAHAALYLLHGLRRQRLTERCHGVFDHRVQLAPGALGLGEINSAAADFANGPEAVLTAGLTTPVRAPHSRWNVMTSADVRSAGLTVLLDSEEAEWQLAIGPEGLRHVFIQGHPEYLPDTVAREYRRDLRRWIADQTLPFPLIPVGYFPAEVHERLTAHAESVRIHRDPALLDALMLPADHTEVARDWSTHSQTFFANWLEAVRDRRIPKRGSALSSSEPAY, encoded by the coding sequence ATGATGGTGGTACGGGTCGGCGTCGTGGATCTGCTTTCACTTCGGCCGGACAGCATGACGAAACGCGTATTCGTCGAGGCGGTGCGCGGAGCGACCGAACGGCTCGGGTGGGTGATGCCGGAGTCGCCGTTCGATGGTGATGCGCCGACTGCGCGAGGCACGGAAACCACTCTCGGCCAGAGTAATTCGCCCGGTGTTGCGCTAGCCGAGCTCGGCGGACTCGACGATGTCGGCGCGCGGGTGGAGCTGACTTGCTTCGGGATCGATCCGCTCGGTTCGCCCGACGCGGTCGACTGGCCCGCACTGGCCGCGATGGACGCGCTGATCATCAGCGGCAGTGAGCCCACCGCGACCGATATCGCGGATGAACCATGCCTGGCGATCATCGAGCGGCTGCTGCGGGAGTGCTCGGGCACCGCCTCGCTGCTGTTCTCGTGCCAATCCGCGCATGCCGCGCTGTATCTGCTGCACGGGTTGCGCCGCCAGCGGCTGACGGAGCGCTGCCATGGTGTTTTCGATCATCGGGTTCAGCTAGCACCGGGAGCTCTCGGACTTGGTGAAATAAATTCTGCCGCAGCGGATTTCGCGAACGGTCCGGAGGCCGTACTGACAGCGGGACTCACCACGCCTGTGCGCGCGCCACATTCGCGGTGGAATGTGATGACCTCGGCAGACGTGCGTTCGGCCGGACTCACCGTGCTCCTCGATTCCGAGGAAGCGGAATGGCAGTTGGCCATCGGCCCCGAAGGGCTGCGGCACGTCTTCATACAGGGCCATCCCGAATATCTGCCGGACACCGTTGCCCGCGAGTATCGCCGGGACCTGCGTCGTTGGATCGCCGATCAGACGCTGCCATTCCCTCTGATTCCGGTGGGGTACTTCCCGGCCGAGGTGCACGAGCGACTCACCGCGCATGCCGAATCGGTGCGCATCCATCGCGACCCGGCCCTGCTCGACGCACTGATGCTGCCCGCGGATCACACCGAAGTGGCCCGCGACTGGTCCACACATTCGCAGACGTTCTTCGCGAATTGGCTGGAAGCCGTGCGGGATCGGCGCATACCGAAACGCGGGAGCGCGCTGTCGTCGTCGGAACCCGCCTACTGA
- a CDS encoding MBL fold metallo-hydrolase produces MASDRLYFRQLLAGRDWAVGDPIATQMRNFAYLIGDRETGDCVVVDPAYAAADLVEIAEADGMRLSGVLATHHHPDHVGGTMLGFTLSGVKELLEKVSVPVHVNAEELPWVANVTGIAPSELTGHAHGDKVAVGGFEIELLHTPGHTPGSQCFLFQDRLIAGDTLFVDGCGRTDFPGGNSEDMFHSLRSLAALQGNPVVYPGHWYSEEPSAELTKIVEKNYVMRPKTLDEWQMFIPS; encoded by the coding sequence ATGGCCTCGGACCGTTTGTATTTTCGTCAGCTGCTCGCGGGTCGCGACTGGGCGGTCGGTGATCCGATCGCCACGCAGATGCGGAACTTCGCGTACCTGATCGGCGATCGGGAGACCGGCGACTGCGTGGTGGTCGACCCGGCGTACGCCGCCGCGGACCTGGTGGAGATCGCCGAGGCCGACGGGATGCGGCTGTCGGGTGTGCTGGCCACGCATCATCATCCCGATCATGTCGGCGGCACCATGCTCGGCTTCACGCTCAGCGGAGTGAAGGAGCTGCTGGAGAAGGTCTCCGTGCCGGTGCACGTCAATGCCGAGGAGCTGCCGTGGGTCGCGAATGTCACCGGGATCGCGCCCAGTGAACTGACCGGGCACGCGCACGGGGATAAGGTCGCGGTCGGCGGATTCGAGATCGAGCTGCTGCACACACCCGGACATACGCCGGGTAGCCAGTGCTTCCTCTTCCAGGATCGGCTGATCGCGGGCGACACCCTGTTCGTCGATGGCTGCGGCCGCACCGACTTCCCCGGCGGCAACTCCGAGGATATGTTCCACAGCCTGCGCTCTTTGGCCGCGCTGCAAGGCAATCCGGTGGTGTACCCGGGTCACTGGTACTCCGAGGAGCCGAGCGCCGAGCTGACCAAGATCGTCGAGAAGAACTACGTCATGCGGCCGAAGACCTTGGACGAGTGGCAGATGTTCATACCCAGCTGA
- a CDS encoding branched-chain amino acid aminotransferase encodes MTVAAQFTRTSHPAPTSAERRREILAAPGFGRFFTDHMVSIDYRDGEWVNPQVEPYGPLSMDPATMVFHYGQAIFEGLKAYRQADGSIATFRVDANAARFRRSAARMAMAELPDELFIESVRQLLEVDSAWVPPAGGEESLYLRPFMFATEAGLGVKPAAAYKYLLLGSPAGAYFPRGVKPVKVWLSTEYVRAAPGGTGEAKVAGNYASSLLAQKQASEEGCDQVVWLDAIERAYVEEMGTNNLFFVFGTGSQARLVTPELSGSLLPGITRDSLLTLAADSGYPVEERKISVDEWRKGAENGEISEVFACGTAAVITPVGTVKSAEGEFVIGGGEPGEVTMALRDTLTGIQRGTFADSHGWLRTMA; translated from the coding sequence ATGACAGTCGCCGCGCAGTTCACCCGCACCTCGCACCCCGCGCCCACCTCGGCGGAGCGACGGCGGGAGATTCTCGCGGCCCCTGGATTCGGGCGGTTCTTCACCGATCACATGGTGTCCATCGACTACCGCGATGGAGAGTGGGTGAACCCGCAGGTCGAACCGTACGGACCGCTGTCCATGGACCCGGCGACCATGGTGTTCCACTACGGGCAGGCCATCTTCGAGGGGTTGAAGGCGTACCGGCAGGCCGATGGCAGCATCGCGACCTTCCGCGTCGATGCCAATGCGGCGCGATTCCGTCGCTCGGCGGCGCGCATGGCCATGGCCGAGCTGCCCGATGAGCTGTTCATCGAATCCGTGCGTCAGCTGCTGGAAGTCGACTCCGCGTGGGTCCCGCCCGCCGGTGGTGAGGAGTCGCTGTACCTGCGGCCGTTCATGTTCGCCACCGAGGCCGGACTGGGTGTGAAGCCCGCCGCCGCGTACAAGTACCTGCTGCTGGGTTCGCCTGCGGGCGCGTACTTCCCGCGCGGTGTGAAGCCGGTGAAGGTGTGGCTGTCGACCGAATACGTGCGTGCCGCCCCGGGCGGTACCGGTGAGGCGAAGGTCGCGGGTAACTACGCCTCCTCGCTGCTGGCGCAGAAGCAAGCCTCCGAAGAGGGCTGTGATCAGGTCGTGTGGCTCGATGCCATCGAGCGCGCGTACGTCGAGGAGATGGGCACCAATAACCTCTTCTTCGTCTTCGGCACCGGCTCGCAGGCGCGGTTGGTGACGCCGGAGCTGTCCGGCTCGCTGCTGCCGGGTATCACCCGCGATTCGCTGCTCACCCTTGCCGCCGATTCCGGGTATCCCGTTGAGGAGCGCAAGATTTCGGTCGACGAGTGGCGCAAGGGTGCTGAAAACGGGGAAATCTCGGAGGTTTTCGCCTGCGGTACCGCCGCGGTGATCACCCCGGTCGGCACGGTGAAGTCCGCCGAGGGCGAATTCGTCATCGGCGGAGGCGAACCGGGCGAGGTCACCATGGCGCTGCGGGACACCCTCACCGGTATCCAGCGCGGAACCTTCGCCGACAGCCACGGCTGGCTGCGCACCATGGCGTAA
- the gcvT gene encoding glycine cleavage system aminomethyltransferase GcvT: protein MTDEKLLQGPIHNVHVELGATFAPFGGWEMPVSYAGTVGEHTAVRTAVGLFDVSHLGKATVKGTGAAAFVNSALSNDLNRIRPGKAQYTLCCTPEGGVIDDLIAYYVSDDEIFLVPNAANTAAVVAELKKQAPEGITVTDEHRGYAVFAVQGPKSAEVLAALGLPTDMEYMAYADAEWEGRPVRVCRTGYTGEHGYELLPKWDDAEAVFRALVTQVEAAGGQAAGLGARDTLRTEMGYPLHGHELSVDISPLQARTGWAVGWKKPEFWGKEALEQEKAAGPRRLLLGLKAIDRGVLRQGQAVMRGDEQVGETTSGTFSPSLKVGIALALLDTAAKIEPGDEVEVDVRGRRIKCEVVKPPFVEPHTA, encoded by the coding sequence GTGACCGACGAGAAGCTGCTGCAGGGACCTATCCATAACGTCCACGTCGAGCTCGGGGCGACGTTCGCTCCGTTCGGGGGGTGGGAGATGCCTGTTTCGTATGCGGGCACCGTGGGCGAGCACACCGCCGTTCGGACCGCTGTCGGGCTGTTCGATGTCAGCCACCTGGGCAAAGCCACCGTGAAGGGGACCGGGGCTGCGGCTTTCGTGAACTCGGCGTTGAGCAATGACCTGAACCGCATTCGCCCGGGGAAGGCGCAGTACACGTTGTGCTGCACGCCCGAGGGTGGCGTGATCGATGACCTCATCGCCTATTACGTGAGTGATGACGAGATCTTCCTGGTGCCGAATGCGGCCAATACCGCGGCCGTTGTCGCCGAGTTGAAGAAGCAGGCGCCCGAGGGCATCACCGTGACCGATGAGCATCGCGGGTATGCGGTGTTCGCGGTGCAGGGGCCGAAGTCGGCGGAAGTGCTTGCGGCGCTGGGGTTGCCGACCGATATGGAGTACATGGCGTACGCCGACGCCGAGTGGGAGGGGCGGCCGGTGCGCGTGTGCCGGACCGGCTACACCGGTGAGCACGGGTACGAATTGCTGCCGAAGTGGGATGATGCTGAGGCGGTGTTCCGGGCGCTGGTGACGCAGGTCGAAGCCGCGGGTGGTCAGGCCGCCGGGCTCGGCGCGCGCGATACCCTGCGCACCGAAATGGGTTACCCGCTGCACGGACACGAACTCTCCGTTGACATTTCGCCGTTGCAGGCGCGCACCGGCTGGGCTGTCGGCTGGAAGAAGCCGGAGTTCTGGGGTAAGGAAGCGTTGGAGCAGGAGAAGGCGGCCGGTCCGCGGCGACTGCTGCTGGGGCTCAAGGCAATCGATCGTGGCGTGCTGCGCCAGGGGCAGGCCGTGATGCGCGGAGACGAGCAGGTCGGTGAGACCACCTCCGGCACGTTCTCGCCGAGCCTCAAGGTGGGTATCGCGCTCGCGCTGCTCGATACCGCCGCGAAGATCGAACCCGGCGATGAGGTCGAGGTCGATGTGCGTGGTCGCCGCATCAAGTGTGAGGTCGTCAAGCCGCCGTTCGTGGAACCGCACACCGCGTAA